Proteins found in one Clostridium kluyveri DSM 555 genomic segment:
- the yyaC gene encoding spore protease YyaC, which yields MIKKLIIDPTAKNSICTLRDTISNEIFPIVKSKRTIVILCIGTDRSTGDSLGPIVGDKLKFLVRNRVALYGNLQYPVHAKNISDIITEINSKYNNPFTIAIDACLGNIQNVGKIILESKPLHPGSAMNKSLPQVGDLSITGIVNMCGAMEFMVLQNTRLFTVMQLADTISKGLYHSILKTIGGKSNTSFLQNAEA from the coding sequence ATTCAATATGTACTTTAAGAGACACTATTAGTAATGAAATATTTCCTATAGTCAAATCTAAAAGAACTATAGTAATACTATGTATAGGAACAGACAGATCCACTGGAGATAGTTTAGGACCTATAGTAGGAGATAAATTAAAATTTCTAGTAAGAAATAGAGTTGCATTATATGGAAATTTACAATATCCAGTACATGCTAAAAATATTTCCGATATAATAACTGAAATAAATTCTAAATATAATAATCCCTTTACAATAGCAATTGATGCTTGCTTAGGTAATATTCAAAATGTAGGTAAAATAATACTAGAGTCCAAACCTCTTCATCCTGGTTCCGCTATGAATAAATCACTTCCTCAAGTAGGTGATTTAAGTATAACAGGTATTGTAAATATGTGTGGTGCAATGGAATTTATGGTTTTACAAAACACCCGATTATTTACTGTTATGCAATTAGCTGATACAATTTCTAAAGGTTTATATCACTCTATATTAAAAACTATAGGTGGAAAAAGTAATACTAGTTTTCTCCAAAATGCAGAGGCTTGA